aaatgagcatgttattttgttaattttttgtttGCATGTTTATGTCAAATacaacggttaaaaatctaaaaaaaaaatacaaaatgacCAAAAGGTTAATATCGACAAAATATAAGAACCTTATAATGTGTGTTTCAAATAGAAAAACTAAACAATTGTTATGTAAAAATgaaaggactaataaattatttaccctaaaataaaTGACACAGATTTACATGGTTCAATAATATATCTACTTCACGAGCGAAAGAGACTAGAAATTATTCTACTACAGAGAACTGAAAGAAATGTAGAAAATAATACTCAAACTTTAATCGTAATACACACAAACTCTCACAATTCCACAgagatcaattttttttaatgaaaggatGGGACGCGAAGGGAGGgtcggacatcccaactatgttggcacccccaGCACACTCCCAACAACCcagatattattaaaataaaataaaaaaatacaaaaaatgaggagcaaaaaggaaaaggaaagaaagaaatcAAAGAAAACGAACATGTCCTAAATTACAAACGTCGTCAGGATTGATAGAAAAATGGGGCAGTCGGCCACCACACCAGCGTAGAAGCCCCACAAAGATCATTTCTCTTAAATAGCAATTGAATTGTTAATTGCTTTGGATGCCTTAAATATATATGATGATACAGTATTTTTTCTCAATATAATGCTCCAAAGGAGCATTGTTCTTTGACCATAGTTCgataaaaaattattctaaGTATAATGCTCGTTTAATTAGGGTGAAGTCGGACGAAGTTCATCCGACTCTCAAATTGTAAAGAAGTCGGATAAAGTTTGTCCGTGTTCTTTACAAAGTGTGttaaggttgtaaaaaacgttagATGCTAGTCATACAGACATGGACCTTAAGGATTAATCGGAAATTAATCAAAGATTAATcagttttgtatttttatattttttatttgttagtCAATAAGtagttatataaatttaattaaaatatctattatactatctaaaaataataatataaaattatttaatatagaaaaatatgtaTCATTGTAACaaatatctttaaaaatgtgcaaCCATCATcgaaacaactaaaaaaaatataatattcacaAGTAATATAATTCACCAAAAGCTATGAAGCAATGTCCTTAAAGTCTTAATTCATATTATGAAAACAAGTAAAGAatgcaattaaataaaaatattcgaaaataaaaaacacaATTCATGAATAACAGAGCTGGCTGGGCTTCTAGGCAACCTAGGCAATTGCCTAGGGCCTCCTAAAAATTAGggccccatatatatatatatatatatatatatatatatatatatatatatattatagtaaTATATAGGTTAATTTGGTTAATTGGTAAAAAAGAGAGTTGGGGTAAATTTGCTACGTATATACgattttaagttaaaaaaaattgtcagtTTCATTTAATGTGGAGAATGGAAAGTACAAAATATTaccatattttattattttggaaGGATAAAAAAGGCCACACTCAATTGACTAAATGCTAGAAAGTAGATCATAATCTCCTCTTTTTGTGTTTGATCACGTACTTGGAAAAGAAAACATATTCAATTGTTATCAGTTTTCTAACgttcaaaaaattgaaaagacaaGGTGTATGCACCAGTCCTTACAAATTGAGTTCTTTACAATTAAATTTCTCGACTACAAGTTCTTCTTTATATTCACTTATAATTGTGCCCAACTACCATTATTCTAATTTGGTTCTCTACAAGTTCTTCTTCGTACTCACTTACAATTTTGCTCAACTATTCTAATCTGGATTGATTTTTGTTCACCAGTTCATCTTATCAGGTATAAAATTATTGTTTCCCATTTAATACTTCCTTTGATTTTTCTTTAGGTGACTTTGctatattttttatagttttcatattttgtttgttatttttgtatattttctttatttaaatTGAAAATTGCAATTTATAATAAAGAGAAAATATGAATCTGATTATgaaaaaagataaaagaaaaaaagagctGAAGAATTCGTACAATCACAAAAAGGGGCTCTTAATAAGTTTTTGATAAAAACTACATCAACATCAGATGAACCAGAAAATGATATGGTTATGGAGGAGTCTAGCAATATAGAAAACAATATGGAAGTATTAGATGAGAATGTTGATAATCAAACGAATTTAGATTCACATATTAAGGGCCCATATTTTATATTTCGCCTAGGGCCTCAAGTAGTCCCGAGCCAGCCCTGATGAATAATCATGCAACAATGTTCAAGAGTCAATtatgataaagaaaaaaaattaataataaaaaaaagcatgATGGGTAAAGTATGATGATAGGATATTTCTATTTACATTTACTTATATTTTGTTAAGAAGTCAGATGAACTTCATCCGACATCTTTGCAACAAGAAATCAGATGAAATTTATCTGACTTTCTTGTTGCGAAGTCTAACCAAAGGTTAATGCTTGGGTATCTAAAATGTAAAGAAGTCGGACAAACTTTATCCGACTTCTTTACGCTTTTAAAGTCAAACGAATTTTGTCCGATTTCACCCTAGTTAAATGAGCATTATGCTCAAAAGTATTTTTAACTGTACCATGATGAGGAATAATGCTCTTTTGGAGCATTATATAGATTAAAAACCCGTTAATTCATAGTATTTATAGAAAAAATATGGAATGTGAATGGAAGAATTTGAAGTAAAAATTACACGtgaacaaaagaaaagaaaatgaacaaaaatgaaTGCTTCACAATTTCTAAGGTGGATACACAGTTTGGAtgacaaaaattttaaaatcacGTTTTACAAATCTCTACTTTGATTTGAAATTTCACAAAAGTCTTCCTTCGTCATAATGCCTTTTCGGGTTAGCTTAGTTATTGCCAATATCAATCAAGTTCAAGTAATATTTGGACTTAGTTGTTGGAAGAGGCTTTGTTATCATATCGGTTGAATTATCCGCATACCAATTTCAGTAACAGTAATATTTTCTTCAGAAATAATATCTCGAATAAAATGGTACTCCCTTTGTTTCACAACGTTTTTGGTTTAAGGAAAGTACATATAGATTAAGTATTGTAACTACTgatgttatttttataaagaatGACTTTTTTTACTCttcttaattaatataaaaagtGACACCATTAGTAAgctaaaattgtaccattttggACGATGTCATGTGGTAAATTTACTATTTATTGCAAACattatgaataaaattgaaccattttagatgtttgaGGTAATATTGCTCCTAACTGTTAATATTAAAgatatttttacatcttatcccttattcaaaattaatttcaaatatttttgattatatatatatatatatatattgatgacGTATGAGCACATTGGATGCATGGAAAGTAGAGAAGACTTTTTCTAGCATATCTTCATCAATAATGTTTTCTTCATATAGTTTTTATTGGAAGGTAATTTTGAAATTAACAAAATTATATTCGCTCACACTACAAATATTACAACGATAAGTGATCTAGTCATAATGAGCTTTTGGTAATATAAGTGTTGTTTGGTGGTCATGTCTATTTTTCAAGTTCATCAAGATAATGACAGAAAAAAAATCATTGTTTTTGTGCGATCTTATAAACATGGatcatttttttctttgatgatattctaGAAGTCATCGAATCTAGATGGTTTCAACATCCAACCCGCGAAAGATAATTATTCTCGGTAATATCAAGTGCAACAAATTGAACATTTGCAAGATTTGATATGTCTAAATTATAacacaattaattaattgtattagaaaaattataatatgcaaCAAATAGAAACTAAAGATTAGAATCTACTTGAGATTAATTGAATGAGTGTATTAGTATATGCAGAAAGTTTTAATTAGAAGGGAATCATCTAAAAAGTTACTGACGAGCCTCAAAATGAGTAATcgaataaattattaattcaaTGAGCAAGTTCGACTATAAAACAAATGAATGAGAAAAATtgtattaaaattaattgaaagagAAAATTTGTATTGATAATGTGTTATAATATAaagaatttaaatatatataatttataatagagAATTTAAAtagagaaaatataaaaatgcatAAATGCATTAAAATTCTGCATTTATAAATGATGaagataaatttatttatattaataggCTTCCAAAATGAGCTGTTATAACTATATTTACTTTTACATGGCTAGTGTATATCATTAATACACATAGTTATTGGTGGACATCTGATGTACAAAATTTCCTTCAAGGATCGAGTCCAGACGAGGGAAGTAGTAGGAGAAACAAAGCACATGTGATCGAGCGAGAAaatgagcaaaaaaaaaaaagtctcacACGGCGTGTCAATCATTCCACATGTCGTGTGGGTAATGATCTCATCCGGAGGAGTGGCACGAGGAGCTGACACGAAGAAGATTCACTTATAGAGTCAGAAACTGatccacacggcgtgtgggcATGCTCTTGCCCAAAACGGACGAGTTCTGAGCTTTCTGCGGAATAGCTCCATCTTTGGCGACGACACAATTCTTTTCGGCGACGGAATGTTGATTTTCAGCAACAGAATATTGATCTTTAGCAATGATGAATCAACTTTTCAAATTAAGAAGAAAAAACACACAATGTTAGGGGACAAGGAGACCAAGGCTGCCAATTACTTATATCGATTTGGCATTTCCCTTCCTACTCCACCTCTTACCCTTCTTTATTAATTGTAGCCCTAATTAGGCTTTTTGGTCTTTTGGCATTTAATTTGATGAGGTATATAAGCTCTTATTATTCTGAGGATATTCaaattttatcaaatataaTTTCTATCTTTTCCATTGAAACTTACAATGGGGGAATCTATGattttcctatggatttagGAAGTAAACTTGGGATTCATTCCTTCTAATTTAGTTAGAGAAGAACATAACATGTCCCGAAACTGATCCGTAACAACATCATTTGAATATATAGTTTATAATATTTCCAACATTGTATTtgtttaaatgaaaaaaaaaataatgtttacaattttatatatagctatattcttattttataatatttgaaatattatttatttatttattaatgaaACAAATTTTACCCcacaaaattaaatttctataattatatagaatttaataaatcaattgTACATATTTGAGAGATTagaattttatagaaaaaatataaaataggaaaaataaatattttatcatgcAAAATATGATCGTAAAAATTGGTCAGACAAAATGGGTCATGACATGATAACACGATTCATATAATccataaattaatccataaaataaaTAGATTGAGTCACTAACCCATTTAACTTAActgtaaataatataattatattgtacttaattgaattttgatttattttgttgaattctaacttgtttAGTTGAGGGTTTTTAAATTATGCGCTTCATTGATGTAGTTAGTGATTTAAgtgttaaaatatatttttgaatatgtttgaattttatgttaatttgaattttgatattcagatttagaaattagatttattACAGGGCCGACTCTAGAGGTGTTCCCTTAATCCGCATCTAGGACTTCACAAATTGTGATGCCTCAAATCTCtagatatattaaattaatGTCTCTCCTTTTGTATTTCTAAGTAAAAAACTCATTTCTTTCAACCAAACTAACATGTCTTCTATTCTCTCCGATTCTTACACATATTTACACCTTATTTTTGTTAGGTTAGGCCTTCTTACCATTTAATCTGTTTATTAACTAACGATGTAAAATTTAAATAGGATTATGGATTTTATAGTccttttaattgattttaatatataatagaTTAAATGGATTAAACGGGTCATATTATCTTTTATCCTTTTCTTTTAGTTAATGGCATGGAATCAAGACCTTCAACTTGTTTATAATAGATAATTGTATGTGGAAGTAAACAAAGGCAATAAGTAGTTATGTTCACAAATTCAAAATTGGGATTaagaaattaataaaagaaacaataagcaaaaattaactcattttcTTAATTCGAAGGAAAGCTCATCacgagagaaaaaaataaataataacaaataaatataagatcTTGAATCAATTGTTAATTCCAACTTTGTCCTTTACGGTTTCAGTGGCACTCTGTGCTTTTTCCTTAATTTGTTGGCCAGTCTGCAATTTAATTTTCATATGTTAGAAACATTTTACATTTAattaaatgctattttcttttcaaaaatgaaaaaaaaaaaagaaaaaagaaagaaagaccTCTTGACATGATTCCTTGGCGGACTGAGCTGCATTGCTAGCCTTGTCCATAAGCTGTCCTGATTTCTCCTGAAAATCATAAtcgtaaatatatataattattatgataataaaatgaaaaactgttaaataataataataataaacctgAGCTTGGCCCTTGGCCTGTCCAGCTTGATAACTAGCATCCTGAGAATTGTTCAtgttcttgtttttcttttttaactcAAAAACACTTGTAAATACTTTCATAAATATTTATACTTATTTCTAACCAATGTTTGCTTGCCACATTTTATCCAATTTTTAGGTATTATATATGTTTTAGGCTTTGGACCAGGACTGCTTTTACTTCAGATCTCTGAAATCTTCTTCTTTCTATTTTAGCTTCATTAAAAAATGACTTCAAATTTTATGGGGTCAAACTTATTTTTGTATCAAGAGATATTCCCTTTTTTCTAGAACCATTATTTATGTTCAATTTAACCAACTCCAAACTAAAACtacaaatcaaaattttatacTAAAAATATCAGTGCTGATAAACGTTGAAATCAAGACACATTGTATTTTTGgattccaattaatttttagttATTCACCCCACACAAAGAACGGAGTTAAAAAGATGGACACTGCTAAATGGATAGAAAAAAATGGGGATAGAATGGATAGAATGagttaaaatatcataattaccctttataaaataaaattagattttCGTTTATATATTTGTAGTCATGGGAACTCACAAACTAAAATAGTATTTAATATACTAGTAGTATTGAATCATtaatagaatataaaaataaacaaaataaaaatattttaaaagggCATTTTGgtaggatttttttttctatcccTTCTATCCGGATAGAAAAGGTATGT
The DNA window shown above is from Euphorbia lathyris chromosome 1, ddEupLath1.1, whole genome shotgun sequence and carries:
- the LOC136211691 gene encoding stress-induced protein KIN2-like, producing the protein MNNSQDASYQAGQAKGQAQEKSGQLMDKASNAAQSAKESCQETGQQIKEKAQSATETVKDKVGINN